The genomic interval TCTGAGGGCggtcagcatgtggtgcatcGCTACCTCGGGGCTGAGGTTGCGAATGCTCATAGCGGCCTTGCTGAACCGGTCAGTGAACattctgagggactctcccttcTCTTGACGAATGCCGACCAGTGCTATGGATGTTAGATGGTGAGGGTGGCTTGTTGCGAATTGAACGTCGAACTTCGCTACTAGGGTTTCGAAACAGTCTATAGAGTGTGTTGGgagcttggtgaaccaactCAGGGCGCTGCCCTTTAGAGAGGTTGGGAAGACTCGGCAAAACACTGTGTCGTCCGTGGTATACAGGCTCATGTGGGTCGTGTATGCGTCCATGTGCTCATCTGGGTCGGTCGTCCCATCGTACCGATCCCTGTTGAAGCCTTTCCACTTGTCCGGCAGGGGGGTTTCCATGACACGGTCAGTGAAGGGATGGCGCCGGTCCGGACCCGCCGGAGCGGTAGTGTTGATTGTCTTGCTGGGATGGGACTCTCCATCCATTTCCAGAATGAAGTCGTTCTTGGTGTCTTTCTCGGCCTGGAGGCCGGCACCGGTGGCGTGAGACCCGCCGGCCTAGTTGGTCATGGCGAGGGACGGCACCCCCTCGACCAACTTCTTCATTCGCTTGTTCTCTTCTTGGAGGCTTTTGATTTCCTCCACGTTCTTCTTAGCGGCTTCCtcgtgggccttcctcatctcTGCCAGTTCCCTCTGAAGGGCCATCATCATTGTTGTCTGGTCTGCTTCGGTCATGCTTGCCATGCTTcgggttgataccatctactgCTGTGGTTTCTGCTGCCTctcctcggccccacggtgggcgccaattgttctcgaactAGGTTGGGGATTGGGAGAACTATGTCGGTCGTTTCTCACTTCCTCCTTCGGTCCTTCTCGCTGAACGACTCCTCAGGCTGGTGGGGTACCTACGAATGGCACtctaacgctcaagtcagtggggtatCGTATTCGGTTGGTTagaatactgtagataatgacgtaccttcttccttggaatgcgtgatatttatattaccttgatggaCCCTTGCTGTTGGGCCGGATTAGGGGGTTGTTTAGcgattagggttggattaggtCATTTCCTAACCGTGGATTGACTTTTGCTAATTAGGTCAACGGTTTGACTTGAGCACCTTATGTCGGTCGGCCACATATGACACGTGGTCGATATCGTACCTTAAAGTAGGGTCTTAATACTTGGATTGACCGGGTCCATGGGCCGGTCGGTCATCCCAGTATCTACTACAATAATTAttacattttctctttttccccTCTTATAAATTCTTCTCATCCCctcttctataaaaaaaaataaaaatattttatcagtTGTAATGCAGTgtttaataaagaaaagaaaatagagaGGGGTGATAAAATATGAGGAAAAAACAAAGTAAtaatataaaagtaatttttcttCTGAAGAGAATAAAcgaaaaaaattacttttttaaaagattttattataataattataaattatgtattatttttaaaatatttatttattattcatcattttattattataatgaaagaaaataagaaagtgTAGAAgtgtaaataaataatgatatatAGTCCCGCTTACCTAAATGACCTATAAAATAAGCCagactacaaaaaaaaaatttctggATGAACTATATCACTTTATGTCTGGCTGGTTTAGCCCATAATTCAACTGGGTCTAGCAGGTCCAACATAAGTTTTTGGGTCAactcatattttaaaatgataattatatttaaattttttaaaaataatattattttattaaaacatatatattataatttatataaaaaatactatattcaaaaattaaaattaatttcatgtaactaaattttaaaaagtcatattttattaacttttggatctagaattattttttaatttttttaaatgaacaaaatggCTCTTTCACTTTACATAAAACTGAGCTAACCTAAAATTTATATGCCATTTGAAATGGGCAAATTCTTATTACACCCTATCATTTTCAATCTCCACcgatttgttttaaaaatatttctatgaaatgacaaaaatattatGCAAAATGAATAAATGACTTTGGATTAAAGGAGGGAtgtgaataaataaatactttcatatctttttttataatactttttcaaattttgaaacacatttctaaattttattagAAATTCTTTTCTGAAacgtatttttaaattttgtgttttaaattttttttaagtgtatttttttcatttcagaTTTCCTTTTTTGAATGAGATTCTAATTTTTGAATTGTACTtcttaaattttagattttcaaatctaaaatagaagataattttaaaaaatttaaaagaaaacataatacagattaaaattgatatggtgcaggaatttaaaatatacctaAAATTTACACTATCTGAACTCtacaaaaatgaataaaaaagagATGATGTAATTGATGAGAAAAATGTACGCGGaaacaacacacataatcacgaaACAACGCTAGaaaataaacgacacaagatttaacgtgctTTGGTCGCCAACTACAACCTACATTTACACggacaactattaggttttattTCTTTCCTGTTGCATACTCAtctacaagtacaatgatctctttaaatagagattataaagaGGACGCaatgattaagctcactcacaaaacatggtgtctagtcagcccaacccaattggtcctgacttcacactcaacaatctcccacttgaagccacAAAACAATGTTCActtgcgcttcaactgtgtacatatACTTTTGTAATCTGTCAACGGAATTCAATGTTCCACCACTAGTTGTCAccagccttcttaatcattttaaaGGCTTCGTTGAAACTCCCATAAGTTTCAACATGTTATTCATGATTGAAACTGCCACTGACggttttttgaccatgatggggttattttttttggtttttaccaaaatggggttcgtttaaaaaaaattacaaatttaggcaagtcgtgcctaattgggacgacaTCATATGCTGAAGTCatcccaattaggcacgacttctgccatgtcatactaaagtcgtgccaacttggtaggacttctgccctgtcttaCTGAAGtcatgccaacttggcacgacttctgccacatcataattttatattttatttttaattttatatattgggtagtaagttatgtaatgttaaaaattaatttattctcatcttacgtgttctgtaaaatcattatttctcaagctatttattttgcaaattcacaacaataattctctatttattttccaaatataataatttttctttatctatttatttccaaattcaataacaatttttttcattttttaattaatcaaataatcaagttattgtattacattaccgtcaaacatgaaccatacacgattatccaattttttgtttcttaaaactaacactcttagaaaattatgtatcaaattaatttttaacattacataacatactatccaatatataaacaataaaattacaaaaaaatgacgtggcagaagtcgtgccacattggcacgacttcaatatgacggggcagaagtcgtgccatggcacgacttcagtatgacggGGCAAAAGTCATGCCTAATTGGAACAATTtttgcatatgaagtcgtgccgaattggcacgacttgcctaaatttgtattttttttaaacggaccccattttggtaaaaaaaaaaaaaaaccccatcatggtcaaaaaaccGCCACTGACCCGTTCTATGTTCCTACCGGCTCCCACTTACACGAATTGTCAGATCCTGGAACAgcctgagaacaaacactctccataCTCAACAAGAAATTTCTGGAGATGTTTCAACAGTTGGAATACTAGTTCTCAAAACCCACTGTCGTCTAGGGACCTCAGCTGAAACACGACCCATGCTCCCACTGCCACaagtacctctgactggtctacctgaacctttccatgctcgttcatcctgaatctgacttgtggctctgggtttctctcttgtaaagacaaccctcttcaGCCCACTAGATTCTGTGAaccggactttgtttatcttctgaactAGGACGGTCACTCCCTCAGACGGTAATTCGACCATATACATCGAACTTTTCTTTCTTCTGCgggccatgacaagatttcccttgactACCTTCCACTATTGATTTCCGAACTTCACATTATGTCCCTGTTCGTCCGAAGAAGGAGTCTTTGATTGActtcttcttttgttcttgctctctgatatttttcttacctctAATGACATTTAGGCTTTGTTTGCTTCCATAGATGTACTGTTCTCAAGGAAAGAAGTGAGACAATATCACTGGTTTGGATCCAAGGTTTTGCAGGGAAGACGAGGAGAGGATATACCTGTGAACAGTAAATATCCTCTCCCCtaaaaatgaagagatgtagaggGAAAGCCACATCAGCATGTGCTATTTACGAATTTACCCTCATTCATCTACAagggtttttaatattaaaaaacaatattgttttttatttatataagatgtgatttttttttctaattttatagtatatatttaatattttaagaaattgtttgaaattctctttttatttaatttgttattgcgtttatattaatatattttttataattattatgtttatgagtttgtaatttatttgataatagttttttatgaaattattttctattgttaattatattatattttttatttttttattactatatgatttttaataataaaaaatattatcttttatttatataacatctgatttattttctaattttctaatgcatgtttaatattttaaaaaattatttgaagttttatttttatttaatttgttgaatattttttttttctaattataatttttatatttaatatatatttattttctaattttaatttttaaatctacaaaatatgtgaaagttgtttatttctaaacaaaaataactcatttattattaaaaaaatttaataggcatggataaatttgtaaagtaacatttaacaatttaaaaaataatcatatcactcacaaactcccacaaactttcctcacacatccaccctaacataccccaatccaaacaacctcactttcttcacactttcttctcacaTCCTCACATATgcactccctcaaatcctcacacattcactccccaatccaaacacacacaCTTAGtgattcactagataattccccaAAAGTCCATCTTTGGACGTCCTCACCAAGAATAagatcacgaatcttctcaaaagtgaatccatcggGTCCCGCTGAACTGGTAACTGTTGTAACCATTCCGGTCCACGTGTCAGGCAAAGACGATAACAATAGTAAATAGTAAAGCTTAAACTTCATCATTGAACTTAATATCCACTGACGTAAGtcttgcttcatcatgtgtttacCAATTCTCTAATCAGAAACACATTGTTTGTAGCAGATGACTTCTCGTACATTTTAGACAATGCTTCCATGATACTTTCGTTGTCTTCTCCTTCAACACTCTTGGTCAAAGAGAGTCGGATATCAGACATAGTTTTCCGATCCAAACCTGCCCACTCTGCATCAGACATCTTTTGTGTCTTTTCACCCAAAACCACGTCCAAATCATTCTGAACTAGCAAATCCTCAACTTGCAATTTCCACCAAATGAAATGAAATCTGTACCATCGAATTTTTCAATTCGGACTTCTTGTCTTCTGCCATCTCAAACGACACTCACGATCcacaaaaaaataaaaccaCACCGACACGCGCTCTCTTGCACATTGTGTCGTCACGCTATGTACCTTGCACGCAACACTGTCATCCAAAATCGCCTTCGCGCTGCACTTGGTCACCGCCGCGCGCTCTGCACCTCAAACAGACCTGTGCGAAATATGGGAAACAGACCTGCACCTATTCGCCGCGAAACGCGATCTGGGAAATGCACTTGTTCGCTGCCGCCGCGCTCCACACTCACTCAATAGACCTACGCGAAACGCTCACGCAACAAACCTAGTCGCCGCCCCCGCGAAACCCTAGCCACCATGCGTCACAATACCGTTGTGCCACCCATTAGAGGCACTATCCCTCTTTCCTCGCTGCAACCACAATTTTCACGTCTCAACTATTAATTTATGTTAATCGGATATCTAGTGTGTAAATGAACcaaactcttgataccaattgatgagaaaaacacagaaaaaacacacataatcacgaaACAGCTCCAGAAAATCAatgacacaagatttaacgtggtgcggtcgccaactgcaacctataTCCACACGcacaactattaggttttatttctttcttgttgcataccaattacaagtacaatgatctctttaaatagagattataaaggggacacaatgattaaactCACACATTAAAACATAGTGTCTAGTCAGTCCAGCCCAATTAGTCTTGACTTCACAGGTAACCGTAATACACAATCAAATTAGCATACaagttaaaaaaagttatattaagaGAAAATGAAGATTTGTATAGTATGTTTTTGGCAAATTAAATCCTAACCATGAGTCCTATAATTGGGTTGGAGAGTCACTTAAAAACAAAGTAACTACATATAACAACTTATATAAAATATGGGAAAAGGTGAAAACCAAAGTATATGTAATGTGTGGGAACCGTGACCAGTCTATTAGTCACCTGCCCTTTACCTATTGATAATTGGATATGTATGGATAATTTATGATGGGATTGGGATTGATTTTGTTTATCATGGACATGGAAAAAACACTTTTGTCATTTTAATGTCTATGGTGCGAATAAGAAAGGCAACAAAATTTGGAAATACAAGTGGATAATAATTTTGAGTATATGGATACAAcgaaataatattatttttaagaatataaaaatCAGATGGTGTGGAAATTTTTACTCAAGGGTGATAGTAACGATCAATATGATACAGCTTGGACAGgagaattttttcaaaatatgtgTGTTGTCAAATAACTTCAAGACTATTTGACCAGACTTGTTAAGGTTGTGAGATGGATAAacaaagactaatttagaatataaaatagttagtgattaaaattttgatagacaatgattagatactaatttaaaatctattttattaacaataaaaaatatttcaaatactaataattttttaagtttataaaatagtttaatttaattaaataatatttcattatatttttatttctgaaactagtttttattaaataatttttttgtattgtaAAATCTAAAAACTTAAACCTCTAGAACCTAGAAATTCAACATGTGTCTCATTTGATCCAGAACTCTTCTTTTTGTAAACATTACTCTTGGGTGGAAAACCTTTAATAAGGGTAAGGCTAACGTGTCAGAAGTGATTGCAATGGTTCAAGTTAAGGTTTAGTCCTGGATTTCCTCTAAGTCTCGTTTTAGATCGTTCTCCTATCCTAGTCGGTGTTTGAACCTCTTGGCTTGCATGCAGTTGGATCGTTGATGTTCTTCATAGTCATTGTGTAGATTTTGTGTTCCTCAGTTTTTTTGGATTTGTCTGTTTTTGTGTCTGTTTGCCAAGGATTTCTTGGGAGGGCGGAAGAGATTAAATTGCaattgtataagggttgaatcactcctaaagtgattcatatttattaattcgttttgctgataaaaaaaaaaaaaactcttggGTGGAAAATAAATTGCTTAATGTTAACCACCAAGGGAACATACTATTGCACCATATGCAACACTAAGGGAAGTAGGTATTGCACCATATACAACATTGACGCTTCGTTGTTTATGAGTATTTATTATTCACGCAGATGGATTTGGAGGAACCATTCTGATTTGGATCTAATAATTTGTGATGGAAAGATGAAGAAACTCAAAAGAAACTTTCTTCACTCCTTAGACATGAATCGCAGATAAATCCAACATCCAACAGAGACCCAattttatataactaaattACGTAATTACTCTGtctaaaaagttataaaataattaattatattataaaatacaaatattaaatatttataataaaaataaaatgttatatatatttataaaattataaaattaataataatattattaattaaaataatgataataaatataaattaaaaaatatataataataattttatttgaatcaaatatttaataatataattaataataataaaaataaaaataattatttacataaaaatcaaacttatataatagtaataataatattattattattataagaaaataaattatttattattattattattattattattcaaatatttttaaagataaggataaatttatattttatacctcttacaaaaaaataaaataaaaattcacaaCTATCACATTACTCACAAGTTATCACTcacaaattcaataaatttttttcataaatctaGTCTAATATACTAAAATCCAAACAACCTTACACACTTTTCTCTCAAATCACTTCAAATTCACCCCTCAAATCTTCTACTCAATCCAAGCACATTAGGAAGTAGGTAGGAATTAAAGTTGCTGTTTTTTTGCTATTTGATAGGGTAAGggtaaaatattttcaaagttCTGAAAGAAGTCAAAGGTTAGAAATTAAGATTTTCTAATACAAATTTTTGACTTTATTCTCTACTTTCTTACTTTGTGAATATTTGtacattatttatttcatataactattttcttatttatcaaatatatgtatatatatatatataacataaatcattataattgttttacctaattaaacttttatttataatgtgAGTTTCAAGTCATAACGTACTCAAACAAATTCAATCCTAATCCtgctaaatattttttttaattattattaaaaaaatcattaaataaaaaataatttaaaaaataaaaaataatttatatattaaataaattaaatattacttaattattagtatttaaaataatttttattattaataaaaatttataatctaatttacatatcaataattaatataatttataatctaatttCTATATTGATATttagtataattaattaatatagttgTTAAAAGTTATGTCTATATTTATAAGACCTGTATTTGAATcgtataataaaattttaataataatttaaattttaacctactaactttagaatataaaatagttgttgttaattataaattaatttataaaattgtattaataataaaaaaatattttaaatataaaaatatattaatttataaaataaaatctaaattataataattaattatttttttattttcaaaataattcttatttaatatttcttttaatgaatttttcctTAATGTTACTCTCTTAAACGATTATATTATTTCActtgtagtgttttttttttctttattatattcTATATCAAATAAAACGTAAAAGTTAGATCTGAACAACCATAAACTTTTTTACGTTTTTCTTAATGAGTTTTGTAAAAGTCaactctttttatttattaatgttttaattaaataaacttaTCTTCATAACTGGAACAGCAGTTTCAGAAATCTATATCACTTTATGTCTGGCTGGTTTAGCCCATAATTCAACTGGGTCTAGCAGGTCCAACATAAGTTTTTGGGTCAactcatattttaaaatgataattatatttaaattttttaaaaataatattattttattaaaacatatatattataatttatataaaaaatactatattcaaaaattaaaattaatttcatgtaactaaattttaaaaaatcatattttattaacttttggatctagaattatattttaatttttttaaatgaacaaaatggCTCTTTCACTTTACATAAAACTGAGCTAACCTAAAATTTATATGCCATTTGAAATAGGAAATTCTTATTACACCCTATCATTTTCAATCTCCACcgatttgttttaaaaatatttctatgaaattacaaaaatattacgTAAAATGAATAAATGACTTTGGATGAAAGGAGGGATGTGAATAAACAAATACTTTCATAACTTTTTTTAGaatacattttcaaattttgaaacacatttctaaattttattagtgttccgtccggttgacctgggacgtcttcgtgcgcgacctcaaccgtaagttagggactccttcccactggttacctggggattcctgcaaagaaggacaaaagggcgccctagcggccgtttgcactccgacgctcaagtcagccagcaagaaacaccaaaaactatgcacctcgtatcgga from Phaseolus vulgaris cultivar G19833 chromosome 1, P. vulgaris v2.0, whole genome shotgun sequence carries:
- the LOC137815588 gene encoding uncharacterized protein, giving the protein MDGESHPSKTINTTAPAGPDRRHPFTDRVMETPLPDKWKGFNRDRYDGTTDPDEHMDAYTTHMSLYTTDDTVFCRVFPTSLKGSALSWFTKLPTHSIDCFETLVAKFDVQFATSHPHHLTSIALVGIRQEKGESLRMFTDRFSKAAMSIRNLSPEVAMHHMLTALRPGPFADSLCMQPATNLDDLRRRAAKFMQLEELREFRNNARAEANGEKKEDRE